A genomic stretch from Candidatus Thermoplasmatota archaeon includes:
- a CDS encoding isopentenyl phosphate kinase has product MILVKLGGGLIAPKGARQVADTAVIHALGRELAKATEPLVVIHGAGSFGHTLAKKHGIHQGLVDRSQLGPLSEIHLDMRLLNVQVLESLGASGLHPVAIPPYPVAANRDGKLAFLDVSPFGHALDLGLTPVTHGDLVHDELRGVSVLSGDDIAWWLARETKPSRVVFVTDVDGIFDRPPEEPGARLVPSFAPDELRRQSLAGARGPDVTGGMAGKARAIATIAELGTPVWVVNGRQRGRLSEALQGGRPVGTVVTP; this is encoded by the coding sequence ATGATCCTCGTCAAGCTCGGCGGAGGGCTCATCGCGCCCAAGGGCGCGCGCCAGGTGGCCGACACGGCCGTGATCCACGCGCTCGGGCGCGAGCTTGCCAAGGCGACCGAGCCGCTCGTCGTTATCCACGGCGCCGGCTCCTTCGGCCACACGCTTGCCAAGAAGCACGGGATCCACCAAGGGCTCGTGGACCGCTCCCAGCTCGGCCCCCTCTCGGAGATCCATCTCGACATGCGCCTCCTCAACGTGCAGGTGCTCGAGTCCTTGGGCGCAAGCGGCCTCCACCCCGTCGCGATCCCGCCGTACCCCGTGGCCGCCAACCGCGACGGAAAGCTCGCGTTCCTGGACGTTTCCCCCTTCGGCCACGCGCTCGACCTCGGCCTCACGCCGGTCACGCACGGCGATCTCGTGCACGACGAGTTGCGCGGCGTTTCCGTCCTCTCGGGGGATGACATCGCGTGGTGGCTTGCGCGCGAGACGAAGCCCTCGCGCGTCGTCTTCGTGACCGACGTCGACGGCATCTTCGACCGCCCCCCGGAAGAGCCCGGCGCCCGCCTCGTTCCGTCGTTTGCGCCCGACGAGCTGCGCCGCCAGAGCCTCGCGGGCGCGCGAGGGCCCGACGTGACCGGAGGGATGGCCGGCAAGGCCCGCGCCATCGCAACGATCGCGGAGCTTGGGACCCCGGTCTGGGTGGTCAACGGCCGTCAGCGGGGGCGACTGTCCGAGGCGCT